The genomic window AAAATGCAAACTAATTGAGGtaataatttaacaaaatttttgtgGATTCGTTAAAATTATAGGCATCCAGGTTCTTATGTGCCTTAGTGTCATGAAAATAATCTCGGACTTCCTTCGCTAGCACTTTTCCTAACTCAACACCCCACTGATCGAAActgttaatatttaataaaaatccTTCGGCTACAATTCTACTTTCGTACAATGCTAAGAGTAGTCCACAAGTATAAAAGTTTAACTCATCGAATAGAAGTAAAGTAGATGGTCTATTTCCTTTAAATACTTTATGGTTTAGTAATTCAAGTGGTACTTTTCTTTTACTATTTTCGTTTTCTTCTTTAACTTGCTCTACTGTTTTTCCAATTGCTAATGCATCAGCTTGTGCAAAAAAGTTGGTCATTAATTCATCATGGTTACtcactttttcattttgaaaatGAAGAGGGAAATGAGAATACTTGAAACCTATTAATTCAACAGGTATTATTTGTCCTTGATGTATTAACTGATAAAAACTGTGTTGTCCATTAGTACCTGGTTCTCCAAAATATACTTGAcatgtattataattaataaaattattatttcgaTCTACTGATTTACCATTACTCTCCATGGCTAACTGTTGTACATGTgtagaaaattttaacagATGTTGAAAATATGGCAAAACtgcaatatttttacaatcaaaaaaatgattattataaaaacttGTTAAAGCTAATAAAACAGGAatattatctttattatttgtatttaaaaaatgttcatcAATATCATGACAGCCATTTAGGAAAtttctcatatttttatatccaAATGCAATCGATAAGGGAAGCATACCTACAGCACTTGTAACTGAAAAACGTCCTCCAACCCAATCCCAAAATTCAAAAACATTCTCTCTTACTATTCCAAATTCATCTGTTAACTTTAAATTTGTACTTATAGCAACCATATGTTTACTTAATTgtttttcatcttttatttttagatttAACCAATTTTTAATAGATCTAGCATTTAACATTGTTTCAGCTGTTGTAAATGTTTTtgatattataattactaGCGTACTTGTTTGATCTAAATCATATATTGCTCTATTTACATCATTCGGGTCTACATTAGCTAGAAATCGTACATCAAATATATcgtcattattattatttaaactaccaaaattatcattgtttgtatttttatttaatatcttattataataataaaatttcaaaGCCTCATATACAAATTCTGTACCCAAATACGATCCTCCAATACCTATacatactatatttttaaattttgtatttatacatgttttaatatttccatttcttatattatcTGAATATGATTCAATCTTTTTTAACACATTATGCACAtcttctaatatatttttattatctattataattttgttcgtgtttattttttctataggTATTCTTAATGCTGTATGTAAGGCACTCCTATTTTCAGTTATATTTACCTTTTCCcctttaaatgttttttcaattttttcctttaattttatttcttctgcATAATGAATTAATTTGTTCAACGTTTTCTCACTATACCTCTGACGAGAAAAatcaatataaaaatttttaaattttctgaTTAATAATTGAGATCtctctttttcatttaaataatccTTTAAATGTTTCTTCTTCTCTTCCTTACTAAGTTCAATTAGCTCCTTATAACTTTTTAGGGAAGTAATATCCATTATTAACAAgcaagaaattttaaaacaaaagagTGGGGAGGCGagcgaaaaaataaagtaaaataaaaaaaataaaataaaaaatataaaataa from Plasmodium malariae genome assembly, chromosome: 13 includes these protein-coding regions:
- the GPI gene encoding glucose-6-phosphate isomerase, putative; this encodes MDITSLKSYKELIELSKEEKKKHLKDYLNEKERSQLLIRKFKNFYIDFSRQRYSEKTLNKLIHYAEEIKLKEKIEKTFKGEKVNITENRSALHTALRIPIEKINTNKIIIDNKNILEDVHNVLKKIESYSDNIRNGNIKTCINTKFKNIVCIGIGGSYLGTEFVYEALKFYYYNKILNKNTNNDNFGSLNNNNDDIFDVRFLANVDPNDVNRAIYDLDQTSTLVIIISKTFTTAETMLNARSIKNWLNLKIKDEKQLSKHMVAISTNLKLTDEFGIVRENVFEFWDWVGGRFSVTSAVGMLPLSIAFGYKNMRNFLNGCHDIDEHFLNTNNKDNIPVLLALTSFYNNHFFDCKNIAVLPYFQHLLKFSTHVQQLAMESNGKSVDRNNNFINYNTCQVYFGEPGTNGQHSFYQLIHQGQIIPVELIGFKYSHFPLHFQNEKVSNHDELMTNFFAQADALAIGKTVEQVKEENENSKRKVPLELLNHKVFKGNRPSTLLLFDELNFYTCGLLLALYESRIVAEGFLLNINSFDQWGVELGKVLAKEVRDYFHDTKAHKNLDAYNFNESTKILLNYYLN